A genomic region of Onychomys torridus unplaced genomic scaffold, mOncTor1.1, whole genome shotgun sequence contains the following coding sequences:
- the LOC118575351 gene encoding PRAME family member 12-like, with protein sequence MSFQAPPTLLELAMKNLLSNEALAISVLQQLPTEFFPSLFKEAFKCRYMKILTAMVAVWPFACLPVGSMMKVSDVMILQAILSGVDIMLTDKAHFRRSKLRVLDLRNVHNVFWDVWPGVEGLDCSKGTLSQKHTGNGHFRYAVRRLLKVVTDFDLRADLDEEQAYLLHWAQKRKGSVRLCCMKMSICVTPLDIIIMVLKTFQPEYIEELELSTNWSLVTLSHFAPFFGQMRNLRRFHLARIYMNTNKAVNTLANKEEKCAARFISQIAKLNCLQHLSMNGVYFSSGLMIQLFRCVKSPLETLSISLCQVSQSDLKQVSQCWRFFHLKNLNLFGVALFNLCPSHLLFLLKNVGDTLQSLELEHCRMGDSHLSALLPALSQCLQLTRVNLYDNDLSMPILRELLQSLTNLSKLTEEFYPAPLECYAERGSILVDKFARLCPDLMDILRSKRQPKKVSFGTEFCPQCFQRCVYDQKTRLCHCFS encoded by the exons ATGAGCTTTCAGGCACCACCTACACTCCTGGAACTAGCAATGAAGAATCTGCTTAGCAATGAGGCTTTGGCCATCTCAGTTCTGCAGCAGCTCCCCACAGAGTTCTTCCCATCCCTGTTCAAGGAGGCCTTCAAGTGCAGATATATGAAGATACTGACAGCAATGGTGGCAGTATGGCCCTTTGCCTGCCTCCCTGTTGGATCAATGATGAAGGTCTCTGATGTGATGATATTGCAAGCTATACTGAGTGGTGTAGACATCATGTTGACAGACAAGGCTCACTTCAG AAGGTCGAAGCTTCGAGTGCTGGACCTGAGAAACGTGCACAATGTCTTCTGGGATGTATGGCCTGGAGTAGAAGGTTTAGACTGCTCTAAAGGGACCCTGAGTCAGAAGCACACAGGGAATGGCCATTTTAGATATGCCGTGAGGCGGCTCCTGAAGGTGGTCACTGATTTTGACCTAAGAGCCGACCTGGATGAAGAGCAGGCATACTTGTTGCACTGGGCCCAGAAGCGAAAAGGTTCTGTGAGGCTGTGCTGTATGAAGATGTCAATCTGTGTGACTCCTTTAGACATTATCATCATGGTCTTGAAAACTTTCCAGCCAGAATACATTGAGGAACTGGAACTATCCACAAACTGGTCTCTGGTCACACTGAGTCATTTTGCACCTTTCTTTGGACAGATGAGAAATTTGAGAAGATTCCATCTAGCACGCATTTACATGAACACCAACAAAGCTGTAAATACCTTGGCAAACAAAGAGGAGAAGTGTGCTGCCAGGTTCATTTCTCAGATCGCCAAACTCAACTGTCTGCAGCATCTCTCCATGAATGGTGTCTACTTTTCCAGTGGGCTCATGATACAGTTGTTCAG atgtGTGAAGAGCCCTTTGGAGACTCTTTCCATCAGTCTCTGCCAGGTCTCCCAGTCAGACTTGAAACAAgtatcccagtgctggagatttTTCCACTTGAAGAACCTGAACCTCTTTGGTGTAGCATTATTTAACTTATGTCCATCACATCTGCTTTTTCTCCTCAAGAATGTAGGAGACACTTTGCAGAGCCTGGAGTTAGAGCACTGCAGGATGGGAGACTCTCATCTCAGTGCCCTCCTGCCAGCCCTGAGCCAATGCCTCCAGCTAACCAGGGTCAATTTATATGACAATGACCTATCCATGCCTATCCTCAGGGAACTTCTCCAAAGCTTGACCAACCTAAGCAAGTTGACTGAGGAGTTCTACCCTGCTCCACTGGAATGCTATGCTGAAAGGGGTAGTATCCTAGTTGACAAATTTGCCAGACTATGTCCTGATCTCATGGATATACTCAGATCCAAGAGACAGCCCAAGAAAGTGTCCTTTGGAACAGAATTCTGCCCTCAATGTTTTCAGCGCTGTGTCTATGACCAGAAGACCAGACTTTGTCATTGTTTCTCATGA